The DNA window AATGAAATCCGGCGAAGGCACCCTGATCGCATTCGCGACCGGTCCCGGGCAGACCGCGCTGGATGGCCAGGAAGGCACCAACAGTCCGTTTACCCGTGCGCTGATCGCCCACATCACGACGCCCGGCGTCGAGATCCAGCAGGCGATGACGGAGGTCCGTGCCCAGGTCAATGAAGAGACCAACAAGGGTCAATTGCCTTGGGGACACACCAACCTGATCGGCGCGGTTTATCTCAATCCGGCGCCGGCTCCGACGCCTGCCGCCAACAACGCTGGCGCGCCGGCATCTTCCGCACCGGCCGCCGTTGCCTCGACGTCCGGCAATTCGGACGTCGAACTCGAGTTCTGGCGCTCGGTCAAGGAGTCGAACAAGCCGGAAGAACTCAACGCGTACCTGACCAACTATCCCAACGGTCAGTTCAAGTCGCTGGCGCTGGCCCGGATCGCCGCGCTCGAGAACGGTCCGTCGACCACGACCCGCAATCTGACCACCGGCGTCGATCCCGCGACGTTCACCGAGCAAGCCGATCAGACGTCGGAAGACCAGATCGGCCTCGACAGGGGGCAGCGCCGCGACGTGCAGCGACGGCTGAACGGGCTTGGTTTCGACAACAAGGTGACGGGCAAATTCGACGAGCAGACGCGCGCCGTGATCACGCGCTGGCAAGCCGCCCGCGGCTATCCCAAGTCCGGCTTCCTCAACAAGCTGCAGCACAAGGCGCTGCTGGCCGAAATCGTTTCAGCGACGCAAACGAGTTCCAGTGACGACTCCGACGACAAGCCGGCCCGCCGCCATAGTGGCGGGGGCGGCGGCGGCCGGCATTATCGCGGCGGCGGTGGCGGCATCGGTGGCCCCGCCGGCTTCATCGGCGGCGTGATGGGCGGGTTGTTTCGCTAAGCTTCCCAAAGCACGCGGCTTCGGTCTGATATGCAGCAAAAAGCCCGGGTTGATCCCGGGCTTTTCTTTTTGGGTCCTGCGCGGTTCCTAAGTATGACTCTGCGCAGACGGGCCGAAGGCGCTCCGCTTAACTGGCCCTATTGTTTACCAAAGAAATACTTGTGATCAGCCCGGTGGCCGAAGCCGGGCTTTTCGATTCAGTGGCCTGTTTTTAAATCTGCGAGTGGCCTAATTCGGCCAGCACCCTTCCGTTATTGGGGCGCACCCTGCACTACTTCCCCGCCGCCTTGCGCAGCGCGTCATTGATCCGGTCCTGCCAGCCGGGTCCGCCCTCCTGGAAGTGTTCGAGGACGTCCTGATCGATCCGCAGTGAAACCAGTTCCTTCACGCTTGGAAGCGCGGTTCTCTTCGCCGGCAATTCCGGAACCTTTGTCGTGGTCTTCTTGAACGCGGCCTCGGCCTCGGTGCGCGCATCGTTGAGGGTACGTGGCCGTCTTGGCTGATCGGCCATGGTCAGATTCCCTCGAACAGCGGCGTCGACAGATAGCGCTCGGAGAACGACGGCACGACGGCCAGAATGGTCTTGCCCGCGCTTTCCGGACGCTTGCCGATGGCAAGCGCGGCGGCGATCGCGGCGCCCGAGGAAATGCCACCGGGAATGCCTTCATGCCGCGCGAGTGCGCGCGCCGTTTCGATCGCGGTCGCACTGTTGATCCTGACGATCTCG is part of the Bradyrhizobium erythrophlei genome and encodes:
- a CDS encoding BrnA antitoxin family protein, with protein sequence MADQPRRPRTLNDARTEAEAAFKKTTTKVPELPAKRTALPSVKELVSLRIDQDVLEHFQEGGPGWQDRINDALRKAAGK
- a CDS encoding caspase family protein yields the protein MRYFTVVLSLICMVFTANAARADRRVAFVVGNGAYKNVAQLPNPPVDAKAMAAVLRNVGFEVVEGTNLTRDQMTDRLLEFGKKAQGADVAVFFYAGHGIAISGTNYLLPVDADIKSEMDVKLGAAINIDLTLDQTMSDAKVKLVFLDACRDNPFAAKIKSNAATRSVSVQTGLAEMKSGEGTLIAFATGPGQTALDGQEGTNSPFTRALIAHITTPGVEIQQAMTEVRAQVNEETNKGQLPWGHTNLIGAVYLNPAPAPTPAANNAGAPASSAPAAVASTSGNSDVELEFWRSVKESNKPEELNAYLTNYPNGQFKSLALARIAALENGPSTTTRNLTTGVDPATFTEQADQTSEDQIGLDRGQRRDVQRRLNGLGFDNKVTGKFDEQTRAVITRWQAARGYPKSGFLNKLQHKALLAEIVSATQTSSSDDSDDKPARRHSGGGGGGRHYRGGGGGIGGPAGFIGGVMGGLFR